A region from the Brachyspira pilosicoli genome encodes:
- a CDS encoding GntP family permease, with amino-acid sequence MISYSIITMLLVSIIIVMILTIKFKVHPFIAMLMVAIFLSFTLHVPSNRNPHYINEIASLIGKGFGNALGSVGIIIILGSIIGNILEMSGATYKLGEIILKIVGKSHPALAMNILGFIVSIPVFCDSGYLILTPLRKALAKKSGASPVALSVALSTGLYASHALIPPTPGPAAVINLFNLQEHLFTVIAIGLIVAIPTSLSGAIYGMFISKYVKKKDYKKNNYSYESVIDDMEKLPSAFKSFAPILIPIILMAIGSIVRFNSLHLDEDSLIKNMFIFLGEPTMALFIGFLFSLLLMHNFNRDEMYMWIGDGVRDSGNILVLVGASGAFAEVLKSTELTNIIFELGDVFASVNLGLVLPFLLASLLKISLGSSTISVVTVASLFAPLLDTLGYTTPISQVLVLMSIGAGSMVFSHINDSYFWVVVELSGLTVQDAYKARTLATIVQGATALVIIMMLSFLLK; translated from the coding sequence ATGATTAGCTATTCTATAATAACTATGCTCCTAGTTTCTATAATAATAGTGATGATACTTACTATTAAGTTTAAAGTACATCCTTTCATAGCAATGTTAATGGTAGCTATATTCTTATCATTTACTTTACATGTACCTTCTAACAGAAATCCGCATTATATAAATGAAATAGCTTCTCTAATAGGTAAAGGTTTTGGAAATGCTTTAGGAAGTGTTGGAATTATAATAATTTTGGGCAGTATTATCGGTAATATACTTGAAATGTCTGGAGCTACATACAAGCTTGGGGAAATAATCTTAAAGATAGTTGGAAAATCCCACCCTGCTCTTGCAATGAATATATTAGGATTTATTGTTTCTATACCTGTGTTTTGTGATTCTGGATATTTAATATTAACACCATTAAGAAAAGCATTAGCAAAAAAAAGCGGGGCTTCACCTGTAGCACTATCTGTGGCATTGTCAACAGGTTTATATGCTTCTCATGCCCTAATACCACCTACTCCAGGGCCTGCTGCTGTTATTAATCTTTTTAACTTACAAGAACATCTATTTACTGTTATAGCAATAGGACTTATTGTAGCTATACCTACTTCTTTATCTGGTGCTATATACGGAATGTTTATATCAAAATATGTTAAGAAAAAAGATTATAAAAAAAATAACTATAGCTATGAAAGCGTTATTGATGATATGGAAAAACTTCCTTCTGCATTCAAATCATTTGCGCCTATATTAATACCAATTATACTTATGGCTATAGGCTCTATAGTAAGGTTTAATTCTTTGCATTTAGATGAAGATAGCCTCATAAAGAATATGTTTATATTTCTTGGCGAGCCTACTATGGCATTATTTATAGGCTTTTTATTTTCACTCTTACTTATGCATAATTTTAATAGAGATGAGATGTATATGTGGATTGGTGATGGGGTAAGAGATTCTGGAAATATATTAGTTTTAGTTGGGGCAAGCGGAGCTTTTGCAGAAGTTTTAAAATCAACTGAGCTTACAAACATTATATTTGAACTTGGAGATGTATTTGCTTCTGTAAATTTAGGATTAGTGCTTCCTTTTTTGCTTGCTTCTCTTTTAAAAATTTCTTTAGGCTCTTCAACTATATCTGTTGTTACTGTTGCGAGTTTATTTGCACCGCTGCTTGATACATTAGGATACACTACTCCAATATCGCAAGTTTTAGTATTAATGTCTATAGGTGCTGGTTCTATGGTATTTTCTCATATTAATGACAGCTATTTCTGGGTGGTAGTAGAATTATCTGGTTTAACTGTTCAAGATGCATATAAAGCAAGAACCTTAGCCACAATAGTACAAGGAGCTACTGCTTTAGTTATTATTATGATGTTATCGTTTTTATTAAAATAA
- the dut gene encoding dUTP diphosphatase, producing the protein MLKIKVINKSKNPLPKYQTLGASGLDLHANIDEPITLNKNDIVLVPTGLYIEIPDGYEAQIRSRSSLALKNGIFCLNSPATIDSDYRGELKIILAALTDKPFTINVGDRIAQMVFAKVEKAEFEEVEELSDSIRGEGGFGSTNI; encoded by the coding sequence ATGTTAAAAATAAAAGTAATTAATAAGTCAAAAAATCCTCTTCCTAAATATCAAACACTTGGAGCTTCAGGTTTAGATTTGCATGCTAATATAGATGAGCCTATTACATTAAACAAAAATGACATAGTTTTAGTGCCTACTGGATTATACATAGAAATACCTGATGGTTATGAAGCTCAGATTAGAAGCAGAAGTTCATTAGCTTTAAAAAATGGAATATTTTGTTTGAACTCTCCTGCTACTATTGATAGCGATTATAGAGGTGAATTAAAAATTATATTAGCAGCTTTAACTGATAAACCTTTTACTATTAATGTGGGAGATAGAATTGCTCAGATGGTATTTGCAAAGGTAGAAAAAGCAGAGTTTGAAGAGGTGGAAGAGCTTTCTGATTCTATTAGAGGCGAAGGCGGTTTTGGAAGTACAAATATATAA
- a CDS encoding HPr family phosphocarrier protein: MTLTNVVTIKSKNGMHLRPAGVLSQIASKIEYSDLGIFLLYNGVRADAKSVFNIMGLGAFCDAKLILEIEYEEGMEEAAKNAEKELLYFFEEGYINAEVPEEE, from the coding sequence ATGACATTAACTAATGTAGTAACAATTAAAAGCAAAAATGGTATGCATTTAAGACCAGCTGGAGTATTATCACAAATAGCAAGCAAAATAGAATATTCCGATTTAGGCATATTTTTGCTTTATAATGGTGTAAGAGCAGATGCAAAAAGTGTATTTAACATTATGGGGCTTGGTGCTTTTTGTGATGCTAAATTAATACTTGAAATTGAATATGAAGAAGGAATGGAAGAAGCGGCCAAAAATGCTGAAAAAGAACTTCTATACTTTTTTGAAGAAGGATATATTAACGCTGAAGTTCCTGAGGAAGAATAA
- a CDS encoding acetate kinase, producing MNVLVINSGSSSIKYQLFSMPEAKVLAKGLLEKIGEETSALKHTAVEKGKEKKIEQKVPDHKAGMSLIFSLLTDKEVGVISNMSEISGVGHRVVHGGEAFSKSTLITDEAIKAIEACCDIAPLHNPAGLQGIRACQEILKDVKMVAVFDTSFHQTIPEHAYMYAVPHEWYDKYKVRRYGFHGTSHKYVYGEFCKVTNKPNANVIVCHLGNGASVTAVKNGESVDTSMGLTPLEGLVMGTRSGDMDPAVITFMMGKENLSAKEIDNIINKKSGLLGVSGVSNDMRNLEEASKTNHKAELAIKMFCYRVKKYIGSYMAALGHLDGIVFTGGIGENSAPIRARILEGLDELGIKCDADKNAKARGCANFEKDGAPIKLYVIATDEEKAIAIDTYNIALK from the coding sequence ATGAATGTATTAGTGATAAATTCTGGAAGTTCTAGTATCAAATATCAATTATTTTCTATGCCTGAAGCAAAAGTACTTGCAAAAGGTCTATTAGAAAAAATAGGTGAAGAGACAAGTGCTTTGAAACATACAGCAGTTGAAAAAGGCAAAGAAAAAAAGATAGAGCAGAAAGTTCCTGACCATAAAGCAGGTATGAGTTTGATTTTTTCTCTTTTAACAGATAAAGAAGTAGGTGTAATATCTAATATGAGTGAAATATCTGGAGTAGGCCATAGAGTAGTACATGGAGGAGAAGCATTCAGTAAAAGTACTTTAATAACAGATGAAGCTATAAAAGCCATAGAAGCTTGCTGCGACATAGCTCCTTTACATAACCCAGCAGGTTTACAAGGTATAAGAGCTTGTCAAGAAATATTAAAAGATGTGAAAATGGTTGCTGTATTTGATACAAGCTTCCATCAAACTATACCTGAGCATGCTTATATGTATGCTGTTCCTCATGAATGGTATGATAAATATAAAGTTCGCCGTTATGGTTTCCATGGTACTTCACATAAATATGTATATGGAGAGTTCTGTAAGGTTACTAATAAGCCTAATGCTAATGTTATAGTTTGCCATTTGGGTAATGGTGCTAGTGTTACTGCTGTAAAAAATGGAGAATCTGTTGATACTAGTATGGGTTTAACTCCATTAGAAGGTTTAGTAATGGGTACTAGATCTGGCGATATGGACCCTGCTGTTATTACTTTTATGATGGGTAAAGAAAACTTATCTGCTAAAGAAATTGATAATATTATAAATAAAAAAAGCGGACTTTTAGGTGTTTCTGGTGTTAGTAATGATATGAGAAACTTAGAAGAGGCTTCTAAAACTAACCACAAAGCTGAACTTGCTATAAAGATGTTCTGTTATAGAGTAAAAAAATATATAGGTTCTTATATGGCAGCACTTGGACATCTTGATGGAATAGTATTTACTGGAGGTATTGGTGAAAACAGCGCTCCTATAAGAGCTAGAATACTTGAAGGTTTAGATGAGCTTGGTATTAAATGCGATGCTGATAAAAATGCTAAGGCTAGAGGTTGTGCTAATTTTGAAAAAGATGGTGCTCCTATTAAGCTTTATGTTATAGCTACAGATGAAGAAAAAGCTATAGCAATAGATACCTATAATATTGCTTTAAAATAA